The Lolium perenne isolate Kyuss_39 chromosome 6, Kyuss_2.0, whole genome shotgun sequence genome segment actccctgttccgggatttggaactgcgaacgctgccggaaaggaactccatgaagttctagtaaaccggtgaaggctgacggacatagttctttggaataaaagcaacctcttgaagaaatgtttttaaaaatctgcattggtattagactttctggtctgataccgtagatagtgcattaaacacatcttttctataatgaacttgttgagtacgctcgtactcataccactcttaaatcccctgcttagattgtctgaatcgactggaggaggacaacgacgaccctgaaggagccgaagtcatcggctatgaagaaccagatctctctggaggtatcgaaggagtagactacctcatagtctacggaaccggggagggttccggaggagagcaagcttagacctaccgagtagtagtagtatccgagcagtacgaactcttagtacttaactgctcgaggagaataaaatgtataacttagtaagcctcttatattgtaagttgagtcgggttcgcctcgaacccaggagtattcctcttaggacccaagaggagctccgagatgatatgtacatgttgcttgtaataataaatgaatgagttatggacctgctatgttctgttgtactactccgagggatgtaatatttgcggattggtatttagtgaatgttatatcaacgactggcatactacaacatgcagtggtatgcagggtcaccatagATCTTCTCCAAGGTGAAATCCCAATATCTAACCATGTTGATTAGTCTGGATGATGATGGTGTTTGTGCACTATTACCTTCTACTGGTATTGGTTTTGGAGAATTTTGTTTGGAGCAGAGGTGTTGTACCCACTAGTGATGACATTGTTGATGCAAGTCTCTTGTGGTGGggtctttgttttctttttttcttcttcttttgttttTTAGGTGTGTGTATCATTCATGTCTAGATTTTCTCTAATCTTTTTGTTGTTGCATAGGCAAAAGATGCAATTGGCattaatatattttctttattaaaAAGGAATATTTGGTATCATTAAAAGGTGTTTTTAATACAAATCTAACCATACCAATTATGTACCATATAATTAAGATGTTGTTGTTCAAATCTTTCTGTCAAAGTTTATCTGAAACGACTATATGGAATGTACTCTAGCTAATAGCATTTAGAAGCAAATTCGTGCCTAGACACCTATGAGGTTTGTCTGAGCTGGCATATGGAAAAGCGTACAAGTACGAACCCACCCAAACCCGTTGCCTCCTCCGCTCCTCTTTTCTCCCACCTCGGCTTCTCCTCCTCCTGCCTCTCTCTCTGCTCTGCTTGGAGTGAAAATTTGCCATTTCGGGAAAGAAAGGTGGAAGGGAACTCAAGacgacgccgtcgccgcctcgcCTCCTCCCCGGgaaggaaaagaaagaagaatcgGACGGATGTACATGGCCGCCGACGAGGCCGCCACGGCCTTCGTGGCAACGAGCCTCGACACCCGCATCGCCGTCTCCTTCACCGCCTCCGACACCACCGTCGCCGACCTCAAGCGTACGTTTCCTCCTCCCTTCCTAGCCTTAAGATGAACCCCCATCCATCCTCCTACAAAATCTCCGACATTTCTTGCCTCTCCTCCGCGAATTCGCCCAAATAATGCCTCATCAACTAACAAAAACCCCTATTTTGATTTATCTTCCTGATGATTGCTGTGTCCGGATCGTACGTGCGTGCCAGGCATAGTGAGCGACGAGCACGCCGCGTCGTTCCCCCACATCGGCCGAATCACCGTCGAATCCTTCAAGGTCCCCTGCCTGCCTGCTATTTCTTCTGTAAAACCCCAATCTTTATTATCTGTGTATGATTCAGGAATTTGGTTGATCACATCGCGCCTTGCCGCATCAATTTGCCTTCCGCAGGTCAGGCGCAGAGGTTCCTGGTACCACCTCGCCGACTCCGTGGCGCTCCGGACCGCCTTCCACGGGGTCAAGGGGGCCTGGCACCTCCAGGCGCATGTTCTGCCTCACCCTGCACCTCCAAGCTCCGGCAATGATGACATGATCCACCGTGTGCTCTGCTCTCAGCAGAATGCCGTTGGTGCCGTGCCGGCGGCGGCTCAAGGGGCCCTCTCCTACGCTCCATCGATGGACCGGCAGGAGGATGGACATGATCGCATTGGTGATGCCTCTGCACTGACTCCACATGTGAAGCGCAGCAGTACTGTAGAGGGAGGTGGGTACGCCATGCGTGGTGGAAATTCAGATGCTGATGCAGCAGATCCTGTGAGGGGGCAAAGGGCAGGTGTGATCGAGGATCCGAGAGGGAAGAAAAATTTCAGGGAGGGAGATGGAGACCGTGATCAGAAACTCCTCGTTGACTGCGATGGCCAGAACAAGTGCAGAGATAATTCAATGTCCAAAAGGATATGTGCGCGAGAGGATGAATCTTTTAATGAAGTGGATGCCGATtctgctggtggtggtggtgcggtcGATGCGCACTCTTCTCATGATGACATGCTTGAAGACGAAGGTGCTTCATGTCAGCACGATGAAGGGCTCGATTCTGTTGAAAAGAAAGAGGAGGCAGTATCGACCAGGCCGGCAGATGAAGTTGAATCATCAGTGCAGCTGTGTACCCATGAGACCATGTCCATAACTGATGATAAAGCGTCACAACTCTGCTTCTCAGTGAACAAGAATGTCTCCACCCCCGCCACAGAACAACATGCTGATGAAGGAATGGCACAGGGGAAACTGGTTGAGCAACAAGATCACCTGGACAAGGACGATAAAGTACAAAAGGGAGATAACTCCAAAGATACCGAGGCCATTCATTCTGAGTATGTATCTGATTCTCACCAATATGAGGGGCCATCAAGGGTATTTGACTTAAAATGCCGCAGGAGTTCAAAATCTGAAATACTGACTGATCAGGTTGCTGGCCACAATTTTGTTGGTTCAGAAGTTGAAGTGACCCCCATTGAAAGGGCATCCCAGGAGAATCATGATAGATCGGTTAAGAGACATGGTTCCGTGTCTGCTACTGTTTTTGGCCCTTCAACTCCTAATTTAAAATTGTCAGAGATGAAAGTTAACAGCACCGAGCTAGATTATCATAGAAGTAATCCCCTGCCGCATGATTTGGATGATTGTGCGCGCAGTTTGAGGGAAAAGCTGGTCTGTGGCCACAAGGAACCATGGTTAGCTGAGGTGTGCAACAGTGCAAGCAGCAAGAAAGGAAGAGATCTTCCCCCTTGTGCCGAGTCCACGGAAGAAGGTAATTCTTCAGAAAAAGAAGCAATGGCGCGCAGAGTTAAGGGAAAGGAGCTATGGACAGCCAAGGTGTGCAATGGTGAAATGAGCAGCAGAGGAACTGATCATCCACCTCGTGCCGAGTCTACAAAACAATATAATCCTTCAGAAAAAGAAATGACGGCACACGAAGTTGTGGAAAAGGAGCCATGGACAGGAAGAATATGCAAGAGCGAAAGAAGCAGCATCAAAGGATTTGATCATCCACTTTGTGCCGGGTCCATGAGAGCAGGTAATTCCTCAGAAGCGAGACAAAGCACAAGAACAGTCACATTGGTCGATATGGATGGAACCAAATGGGAAATGCAATTGGACGAATCTTTCGAGCTCGGTCCGCAAGAAAGCAGCAGTTTCACCTGGTCAGAAAAGGAAAACAGCAGTTCAGATGCTAAAGAAATCCAGAGTCCTTCGGCGAAACCCCGTCAGAATGTTGAAGAACGTCCACAGGGTGCACCTGAGAATGGAGGAACTAGGGTACCGATCGAGAGGAGCAATCTTCTGCGACATGGTTCCTTCAAGACCCCAGCGTCCAGCGATCGAATGGTATCGAAGCATGCAGGGGCCACATCAGCTGATGGCGCTGAAGGGGCTTGGGACAAAAGAAGGCAACCGAGGCAGGTGGTTAGGAAAATACCCAATAGCAGGGCAGCGAAGATATATGGCTACAGGTAAATATTCAGTTCATCAAGATCCatgatactccctccgattcatattacttgacactaatatagatgtatctagacatattttaattATAGATACATCAATTTCATTGGAAAATAATATGAGTCAGAGGGAGTACCTTTTTTATTCATGTGTTCCCTTATTACTTTCTGTTTCTGCCCCTATAGTTCGTCTGAGAAATGAGCATCATGTTTTCCAAATTATTTTGAGGGGCCACTTGACAACAAAAAATAGAGTAGATTCACTTTATGGTTGTTCAGGTGTCTTTTCTCATTGCATATTTGTGTAATGCCCATGCTTTAATTTGATATCCCTATTTAAGCAACTAGTTTGTTTAAGAATGGAAAGTGTTAGAAGTGATGCAGCTTGGGGACATTTACTGCTTGTAGACATGCTCGTATATGCCATGGCTGAGTTATATGTGTTAAACTATTTTTGTGAATAGTTACATCATGGATCCCTTAGAaaaacttgaaagaaagatacTAGGTAGTATGGTATATGGAGTTAGACATTTAATTTTGATCATTTTTTGTAATGCCATGCCTGCTATTCTAGATATCACTGCTGCTTGGGTGCCTGCTTCGTGTCTGAATGTGAGAATAAGTCTAGAGAATAGACTGTGGACCTGACTGGCAAGCATGAGAGATCCAGCATTTTTTATGATTTTCCTTGCGTCTGTTGTGACATTATATGTGCTGCTTCTGTTTCTGTGAAACAATTTTCTCAAAATAACAGTGGCCGATAAATGTGTAGGTAGGCTGAAGGTGAAGGCAGTGCTTGAGTTAAGATGTTGCTGAAAGCTGTGTCGCAGGTGAATAAAACCTACCCAGCAGGGCTGCAGGAGGACATTGCATTTTGGCTTGGAAACCATCTAACTAGACTGAATGCCACGGACGTTTATGGCTTTGCTTTATGCACTTGAGACTGCAATTCTACTTCGTGTATGTACgtaatgtgaatggttcattcatcGTGTGGAACCTGAAACCAAAAAAGGCTTGAAAAACAGTTGCCAGCATCGTTTTGTCTAGCGCCCAACTCCAGCGTTGTTGTTGACAATCACCCCAGGTGGTTCATCCTCGCTAGATGTTCATCTGTTGCAGGTCAAGTCTCAAGGTTATGTCAAAACGGTTCTGTTCTAGCGGTGACTGCCATTCTCAGCTTTCTTTTGATACGACGTGGTCAACTAAACGATTTTTTTCAGGAATGTACGAGAATGTGCGTCTTTTTTTTATAGATAGATGAAAAACCAAATACAAAGTCTATACCTACAACACACAGGGCCAAAGCCACCTCTTAGACTAAGGAAACTGCTCACAGAACCCCCACAACTTTCCACCTATCCGCCTCTCCGACAATCGCATCATGAAGAAAGCCTTCCCGCTCAATTCAGATGGACCTGAGGGCAAGAGGGAGTGCACTTGAGGCTGCAGCATGGCCGGCCAAGTCAGAGTCACCTGCGGCCACCACTCAAGGAGACCACACACACTTGTCGTAAGAAGGGATGCATGATTTAGCCACTTGAGAACCTCGAACCAAACAGTCCTAGAGTAAGGGCATTGGAGTAAACGATCGATAGTGTCAGAGTGCTGCGAACATAAAGCACATGAATCAACATTTGATAGACCGTGCCTCCTTCTTTCTCCAGTCCAGCACCGATTCCACAACACTTTCCATGCAAAGATTTGAATTTTAGGGGCACCTTGCACTTTCAAATTGGATCATGCCACAGCCACAGGGTGCGGCCCTCAAAGAAGCAATTAAACAATTAAAAGGCATAGATTAAAAGTTGGATATGCCTATAAATTGGGAACCACTATGATCAAGATTTTTGGGGGTGTTTTCTCAGGCATAAGAATCGCCTTTTGAAGAAACTCGTTGGATGTCACAAATCTAGATTTTGAGTGGCGCATTAACTCATTTCAAATTCCATGTCAGCTGTCAAAGAAGACAAGCCCCTATAAATTATCAATGTTGCTTATTTTATAGGAATTTCTCTTGACTGCGTAAGTCCCAAGTCAGGTGAAGATGCAATTCAGTTTAATTCCTGACACAGAAGGATGAAAGGTAGAAACTCCTCATTGTACATCTAGCGATTATGAACTAGGACATGTTGCTGATCTTGACACAAATCTCAGCCTATCCCCAAAAAACACATAAAAGACGCGAAAGTGAATGCACAACCGGACGAACAGAAGCTCAGTTAGGCATCCAATGTCAAACCAAAAATGAATTATCACCACATAGTGCTAAGATATCGAGAATTCAAGATCAAAGTGTGCATGCTACTATTAGAAGATGTTTCCAGTCTTCTAGTCTAGCCTGGCGCATGCAACTTGTGTACGTCACCCTAACTGCAATAGAGAAAATATTGATTTTGGCATTTCAGTTGACAGCTACATCTAGCCAGATAGTCATGCCAAGATATCCAGATTACAGGTTTGCAGTTTAACTGCATGGACCAGACAATCTTCGTAGCTTTGAGCAGCTAATTGACAAAATGAGCCTTTTAAAATTGGAAAAAAAATGCTCAGAACGGAAATCCGACACAAACAGGCATGAGTAGCAAGTGACAAAAAGAATACGAGATCACCAGATGCTCCTCCTCTCTTCACACTGGCTCGGGTTAGCTGTAGCACCTGCAAAACAAACAGGACCAGGTTAGCCACATCAACAGCTAGTATTCACCACTTAGTGAACCAATTAGATATTATAGCTTATCTAAGTGCAGTTCCTGGTTGCAATATAGGGTTTACAAAAGACAGGTTTCATGGATTCTAATTTTATAATGGTCTATATTTATTCCACAATGTTTGGATTTCCTGGACGTTTTTGCCTACTTCATGCGACACATGAGCTTATGTGTTTCCTGCTTGCTTGTGGGCTCAAAGAATTGGAACTTTGCATGTGTTTCACGTGTTCTTTAAAGTTTGATTAACCTGCCTAAACATGTGTAGTTCTTAGTGCTTGCATCAAACAATTAGTTTTGGCATGTGATCAGAAATAGGGGTGGCAATATCATGGTTCTTTAAAGTCCAAGTCCATAGGAACCGAGGGATGAAGACACGGGAATATTATCTACAAGGGAAGTCCTCTCCGTGAAGACATGTTAGATAGTTGTAAGGACCTCGCCACGTAGTGGCGTCTACACAATGGTGCctggttttattttattttaatttgATGAGAAAGCAGTTGTTGCTTATTCAATCCAAAAGGTTTTAATGGTAAGTGTTCGCTGAATATTGCAAAACGGTCATCACACTATTGGTTAACGATGAACTATCATCATATGACTACAAGTTTTTACCAATAGCTTTTTCCTGTTTCGGACATCTTTCCTTGTCTGTTTTCGGTACAAGTTACACAGCTCCGCTGATGTGTTAATTATTTGTTCAGGAGCTGAGTACATGATTAAGCTGCAAGTGCGGGTGTGCTCTTTTCTTTCAAATCTACCTAGCCTTTTGTGGAATgacatgagcttcttatgcttcaCGAGTGGAGTTATTTGCATTGGCTAAAGTATTCGGATATGAATTGGTCTATGCAATTGCAACATACAATATTTTGATAATGGTTGGAAGTTGACTGACACCATGTACTTAACAATGCTATCTTTAAAACAATGGAAATGCTTCTCTATATGTATGTTTGAAGTACTTCATGATCCAATTTGATTATAATcatggttttaaaggcgtcgCTTAGGCGTCCAGGCGCTCCCCCTCCGCCATGCAAAATCAACCGCTTTAGGCACCTAGGCGTCCAAAGCGCCCGCCTAGGCATCAGAGCACCCCCTCTTCGCTCTAAGATGCCTTAAAGCCTTTAAAACCATGATTATAATAGAACGTTATCGGTTATCGTGTAGTTCTAGCAAGTGATCGAGCAAGGCATTCTCTGGATGGAGCTCTTTTGTGAATAAAGGGAACTTGTTTTGCACGATGCAATCTTGTTTCTATCGTAAGCCTTCATAGAAGTAAAATAATCTTTGTTCCACAAGAGTGGTTGATCATAAAAATGAGGTCGCTTCGACTATCGCAGCTCTTAGAATAACTCACCATCGTCCATGAGTGATTTTTACAACATTTTTTGCAACCATGCATATAATTTTCGTTTCGGCATGATACTGTAAGGTGGCGACAATTAATAGTAGGATGTAAACCTTGATGTATTTGTAAATCTCAGGCTGAACACACAAAAGCAGTCATACTTGTCAAAAATAATGTCATGGTATCGATGTTTCCCTATTTCAGGACTAATCAGTCCCCATATTATTCACTGAACATGATGCAATATAACTAATTAGGGTCGAGGAGCATACAAATTACCCCTGCATATTTGCATTTAAATAGGGTTGCTTCATCAGATACTGTTGTGCCATATTGCAAGTTTTCTGAAAGCCTGAACCATCCATTTGTACGGGACTGACGTTTAAGATTTATTACAGAAGTCAAGATGTGATTGATGGGTCTAGCTTTCAACTCCAATTAAAATTTTGTTTTACACAGCATGTTTCCGAGTATCACGTTCTGTGTTGTAGGTCCTTCCGAATGAATCCTCAATTATGGCGTTGGTGATTTGATGATGAACCAAATGTTACAGGCACAAAGACATAAAGTTCTTGGATGTGGTAAAGTATAATCACTACTGGAGTTAGGTTTAAGATTCATTGTTCATTAGAGGTCTGTCCCTTTGAACTTGATGTAGTTTACTATTCCCTCCGTTCCAATTAGTTGTCGCAGTTTTTTCTAAAATGAGTGACCCTACATActgaaatgtgtctagatacagacCAAGTCTAACCCAAGCTGCGACAACTaatttggaacggagggagtacattcttTACTGTTTTACTTCCGGCTCAAATCAAGAATAATTATAAATGCTTTGTAGGATCAACCACGAGCTAAATAACACTCTCTCCATGGATTAAAAGGAAGAAAGCCAGTAGTGTGGATTGTTGTTAATTGGATCCTTTTGTATAAACCTTAGCTCAAACATTTTGTGCTTCCATGGTTGTAGTACTTGAAACTCCACTCTTGGCAGGGCAAAAAGCAAGAACAAGACATGGGCTGTGACTATTGCCGTCGATCATGAATGCACAACAAGTTTCTATTTTGACTCCTCAATGCATGATTATTGTAATAGGGTTATCATGCTTATGTCCTAAACTGAGTGTTCCTTGTGTATCAATGGGCCTGAAGTAGTGAAGTTGTTACTACccccgtcccaaaatataagaaGTTTTGGTAGGCTATTTTAGCCTACCAAAACGTCTTTTATTTTGGGACATAGGTGATAGAAATTAAGAACCTTGTGCTCTTCTATTGCCACTTTGGTTACAACCTTTTAAGCTGTAGAAAGTTTATACACTATTCTTAAGGTTCTGTGACGGGCATCCTACTAGTTGTATcagaaagatcactggcccgAAAAGAAAATCACTGTTCAAGAGACGACAAGGTACCTGCAGTTGATAGCATCCACGTGGTAAACAGTATTTTACTGCTTCGCCCAAGTTCAGTGGTAAGTCGAGTCATACTGCATTCATAAGCAACAATAGATGTCATTCTAAAGACAGTGGTAAGTTGAGTCATACTGCTTCTGAACATTATGACTGTTACGCACTTGTTTCTTAGTGAGCTGGTCTGCTGGATGGTGGTATTTGCAGTTCATCTGAAACCTACAGGAGCCATGCCTCATGTAGTTGAAACACCGAGGTTCACCAGGCCTTTCAGGGTACATAGTCTGTTCTTGTTTCTGCACAACATTCTCTGGTCTTGTGAAATTATCATTTGCCaagtcagttatgtgatcaaatgCTCCCTGAAACAGCATAAGATCcatgtgtcaagcttcatgcactagccaacgcaaccaaaagtccgaactgatgccaCGTATACACTTCAACAAGCGCCACATGTAGAAACTAACAAAAAAACAGAGGAACAATTGAGCGTCTATTTTGTTTCTATTGGGTGACATGACACAGTTCTTCTGATAAGTGAACAATATTCAACCAGATAACGATCGTTATAGTACAAAAAAAGGTCGAAGCATCTCACTTGAGGTTGTAGATAAAAAAAAAGTATTTGCTACTACACAGATAACCAACTTAGTATTCCTAGCAGCTCCATAGTCCATGGATAGAACAGTCATTTTCTTCCCAGTAAGCACTTTTTAGTAAATAGGAACCGAAAAGGTTCAAAATGGACTTCATTCATACAAGGAGGTAGTACATAGCACAACAGAAGCGTCTCATGTACACACAATCACATCAATAGTAACATACTCACTGCAAATTGAGCAGAAATTCTGACCACAGAAGTCATTATGTTTCTACTAGCATAAATGTCAACACTAGTGAACATCTCTATCAGCTAAAAAGGGCAATAGAATAGTGCATAAAGTTTCTATTGCCACTTTGGGATCAGCCAGGCAAAAGGGAACAATTGAAAACTAGTTATGACTGAATCAGTAGTGTCTACTTGAACATCAATAAGATAAAGACATACCTCTGTAGTTGAACACATATCTTTGGGATGACGAAATTCACATGCTGACCCAAATTGACATTTTCCAGATTTCATATAGAATGGGCATTCTGGCATGCCATGTATTACAGGTCTAATCTGATCAGAGTGAGCTGGACCTGAGGGATTCCACCCAACTGGAAGTCCATCTCTTGGATGGTGAAAGATACATGCAGACAGAAATTTACATTTCCTAAATTGCAGGTAGTACCGGCAGTCTGGCTGACCAGGTCTCTCAGGATACTGCTTTTGCTTGGGCATATGGTCTTCTAGTGTGACTCCCGTAGATTGATGATGTTCATCAGTGACAGCAGATTTTTTTGCAGTCGTTGGGCTCCGCGCGGTAGGGTTTGAATCCTTTGGGTGATTGAACCGACATTTTTCCATGAATTTACAGAACCGGTTTTTCATATAGAACGGGCAGTCTGGTTCCCCAGGTCTCTCAAGATATTTTGTCTGTTCCACTGACGGAATTTCCGGATGGTATCTAATTGGGTATCTGTCTTTTGGGTGGTGATAATTGCACGCTGACGCAAATTTACAATCACCGAACATCTTATAGAAGGAGCATTCTGATCTGCCAGGCCTCTCAGGGTAATCCACATGCTCCTGCTTGCACAAAGGACCATGTGAACTATCCACATGCTCCTGCTTGCACAAAGGCCCATCTGAACTATCTGCTGAACAGCAACCATCAGAATTATCTGAAGTAGATGACCAATTTGGATCCTACATGAATCAGATAGGATAAGAAATTATCACAAAGGTGTAGACCAGTCATAATCCATAAAAAGTACACAGTAGGTGTCACAGAAGTAGCAATATCGAAGCGATATGTGCAAATACAGATCTAAACATCGCAAAGATAAAAAAGCGTACCTTTTTCACCTGCATCACCTTTCCTTCTGTACCAGGCAATACTTTTTTGGGAGGTAAAAGCATTCTTAATATGTTTGGTGGTAGGACCTCTGAGCTAGATGATGTGTCATCTATGGTTGCATGGTCAGAAGACTTCTTTGAGTATGATGTGTCATCCAAATTTGCATGGTCAGAAGACTTCGTTGAGTAAGATGTGTAATCCAAGGTTGCATGGCCAGAAGACTTCTTTGAGTGTGATGTGTCATCTAATGTTGTATGGTGGTCATAAGATTTCTCCAATTTCAAAGTACTATCCTCCCACCCTGTTGGTGCATAGAACTGAGCATCAATGACATGCTCTGGGTGGTTAAAGTGACAGCGTTTGCCATATTTGCAAGCACCATTCCTCACATAATAGGTGCAATTTCTTGCTCCCTGAAAAGTAAATTTAGACTaaatttcagtttcagcatctgcCAATATAAATAACCTTCAGTAGATGAAAAAAAATCATAAGCATACTTCTCGTATGGGGAGGCCAATGCGGTTCAGTTCCAGAATATCTTCAACGCCATGATTTCCTTGTTCAGAGGGACACCATGAATCATCAGGCTTGGCTTTAAGCTGTAGCAATGACAACATCAACAAAAAGAAGGAAAATAAATTACTAGATATCTCATGGACAAACTAGTGAATGAGGTATATAACCAGGCATTCAAATGTCCACGACATTTATCGGCAGATAAAACAATAAATTACTAAATCGTCTCCTGTTTATTCGGGACTAGAAAGGGTGCGACAGACTACATTTTTATAGAGAAAATTCAGGCACATATACTCGGTTCATGGATTTTTGTTGCATTTCCTTTCATGACCATGTCTGACAATCAATCCCTGAACACAATCATGTTGCATTCATGTTGTGTGTTATATCTGTGCCATTAAATCAAATAGGAAGATTTTGCAGTGCATAATCTACAAGGTAACCTCCAATTTATTGTTTACATATAACAAGGTGGATGTGTCTTATACTGAAAGCACAACTTCGCTGAAGAATTCTCTCAAAAATGAAAGAAATAAGTTAACACTGAAGATGCTGAAACCTATTGCCTATTAGCTCTTGTTTCCCATGGCTAATTTGCTGGAATCTCTGTGTCAATGATATTACCATGGAACTCTTTTGTTTCCACTGTCCCATGTGTAACCAAACAAAGTACATCTCATTGGGGAACTATAAGCGCTTTAATAAGAAATGAAGTATCTGGTGTGAGATATAAAATCATTTTTTCAATGTGGTGTGCCTAATTTCATAATTGTGTATTATTCTATCTTCGACGAAGGCGTGGCCAGCTCTAACAAAGTTTGCTACTCTTCACTTAGCAAATAAGAAGCAATGGTAATAATTAGCGTGCCATATAACCATTGGAAGTCTGAGTAAATCATGATACCTTAGTCTACGtttgtttactcattttagtCCTGTCCTATAGGAACAGGATGATTAATATGCTGAAAGGAAGGTTATGGAAACATGTGATAGTTATTTTCTGCTTCAGGGTTAGGTCAGCAGAGTAATTCCTACCATGGCTGATTCTTTATGAGCAAGATGAAGGTACACATTGATCTTTCACACAAATACACTATGGATAGGAATTTGTATATGTGCCTGTTCCTCATGTTTATGCAACAATCGAAGTTTTTTTATATTATACCAACTAACAAGGCTCACTTTCTAATATTAAATGGTATCATTGGCATCAGAAATCCTTCTAGGTAGTCTCATTTTGATGTACACAAACTTGCAAAGTAGTATGACATGAATGAAAGTCAAGTAGTTGCTAAATGGAGAATCGCCTTCTTTTGGACCCCATGCTCAAGCAAGCTAGGCTACTTTATTTTTTAGAACTATTAGTACTTTATTGCTAAAGTTAACTAAGCATTATCTGGAAACCCATAATGTGTATATATCAAGCATGCTGGCCATACCGAATAATGCTCTTAAAAGACAAAGGAAAAAGAAGTCTTATGATAAGACAAATTTACGGAGAAGTAATAGAGTAAGGTTTAAAAAAGTTTATTCTTAAAATGACAGGATTAAGGGGTATGTCTTGGAACAGTGAGGGTTTTAAGGATCCAGGGAAGCACCTATTTGTGAAGGAGGCTATCCGGGAACACCGACTAGATTTTATTGCTTTATTAGAGACGGGTCGGTCAAATTTTTCCAGGTCTTTCTTGAGTAGCCTAGCCGGTACA includes the following:
- the LOC127307800 gene encoding uncharacterized protein isoform X3 — protein: MIGAADENDAEDVRPSNRTTPPSPPPPPIAPPQPTSLGRRLLGSIRALASRPAPPPAAPAPKVGLGLGLLLHLTPDQPRIPPTPSLSQEDEDGAAAAARPHAAAGAALHLPLPVSNQCSADPDQRRAQAVGGIPRRQICGRGNKEKAPGEQQRAVHRQGAAFLTSAAAAAAGDDQQEMVCTADQLRADSDGGQDAIHPRDGTTCRSTAAVGDQEEKAVQQCGNRELGAAEDDGDDAQDNDQEPAAERGATDTSMDGDDAVKDHDFVLVGQSAIAGTEIKMHAATIHVQDQHRGVGATVPSSEAVSATVNGSDMGTGKKEKVRLPYPQRPGKLNCPSYMSKGTCSLGFSCQKHHPLLKAKPDDSWCPSEQGNHGVEDILELNRIGLPIRESKFTFQGARNCTYYVRNGACKYGKRCHFNHPEHVIDAQFYAPTGWEDSTLKLEKSYDHHTTLDDTSHSKKSSGHATLDYTSYSTKSSDHANLDDTSYSKKSSDHATIDDTSSSSEVLPPNILRMLLPPKKVLPGTEGKDPNWSSTSDNSDGCCSADSSDGPLCKQEHVDSSHGPLCKQEHVDYPERPGRSECSFYKMFGDCKFASACNYHHPKDRYPIRYHPEIPSVEQTKYLERPGEPDCPFYMKNRFCKFMEKCRFNHPKDSNPTARSPTTAKKSAVTDEHHQSTGVTLEDHMPKQKQYPERPGQPDCRYYLQFRKCKFLSACIFHHPRDGLPVGWNPSGPAHSDQIRPVIHGMPECPFYMKSGKCQFGSACEFRHPKDMCSTTEGAFDHITDLANDNFTRPENVVQKQEQTMYPERPGEPRCFNYMRHGSCRFQMNCKYHHPADQLTKKQYDSTYH